A single Besnoitia besnoiti strain Bb-Ger1 chromosome Unknown contig00177, whole genome shotgun sequence DNA region contains:
- a CDS encoding cytochrome b6 subfamily protein (encoded by transcript BESB_032460) codes for FVPYLPYYLIGLIFLQTAFGLIELSHPDNSIPVNRFVTPLHIVPEWYFLAYYAVLKVIPSKTGGLLVFMLSTCQ; via the coding sequence tttgttccctatctaccatattatctaattggtttaattttcttacaaacggcttttggtttgattgaattatcgcacccagataactccataccagtgaaccggtttgtaactccgcttcatatcgtacctgaatggtactttttagcatattatgcggtgttaaaagtaatcccatccaaaaccggtggtttgttagtatttatgttatcaacatgtcaatga